In a single window of the Bacillus mycoides genome:
- a CDS encoding CYTH domain-containing protein codes for MTQEIEIEFKNMVTEEEFQTLCKSFSIEAFTKQVNHYFETPHFSLKDAGSALRIRHKDGTYTLTLKQPAEIGLLETHQSITEKEAQLMMETNTIIQGTVMGQLHQLQIPVSSLTYMGSLTTERAEILFEGGTLVFDHSFYYNHDDYEIEYEVQDEKTGKAAFIRLLKQHNVPVRHTNNKVKRFFLAKQNEER; via the coding sequence ATGACACAAGAAATTGAAATTGAATTTAAAAATATGGTTACAGAGGAAGAATTCCAAACATTATGCAAATCTTTTTCTATTGAAGCATTTACAAAACAAGTAAATCACTACTTTGAAACGCCTCACTTCTCTTTAAAAGATGCAGGCTCTGCACTTCGTATTCGTCATAAAGATGGAACTTATACATTAACATTAAAACAACCTGCTGAAATTGGTTTATTAGAAACTCATCAGTCTATAACAGAAAAAGAAGCACAACTTATGATGGAAACAAACACAATCATTCAAGGAACTGTAATGGGTCAGCTACACCAATTACAAATTCCCGTTTCCTCTTTAACTTATATGGGTAGTTTAACAACAGAAAGAGCTGAAATATTATTTGAAGGCGGAACGCTTGTCTTTGATCATAGTTTCTATTACAATCACGATGATTATGAAATTGAATACGAAGTGCAAGATGAAAAGACCGGTAAAGCAGCATTTATAAGGTTATTAAAGCAACATAACGTACCAGTTCGTCATACAAACAACAAAGTAAAACGCTTTTTCCTTGCCAAACAAAACGAAGAGCGCTAA